From Carya illinoinensis cultivar Pawnee chromosome 5, C.illinoinensisPawnee_v1, whole genome shotgun sequence, one genomic window encodes:
- the LOC122310613 gene encoding uncharacterized protein LOC122310613 isoform X1 → MMSTISSHRYNWSLGFQEHFVKGRSSKVPFPGYSGTHPPSRRLERLAFLHGQCLDHRYHEGIKKYRPVLASMVDDGMDPDDSEDSNNEKESPKSETGGMNSDILRENLERIVGTDDSTFSGIDLANLIRNKYGRSYDVQLIKKEFLGRNLLALNVMWKYMEQRSFPLTEEEYLLRLDDVANTLKCWGAVSHIRNSLEKLKERPRIGKAVSIFIDMDESGGRANEWIYK, encoded by the exons ATGATGAGCACCATCTCAAGCCACCGTTATAATTGGTCACTAGGATTTCAAGAgcattttgttaaaggaagatCTAGTAAAGTTCCATTTCCCGGATATTCTGGTACACATCCTCCTTCCAGAAGATTGGAAAGACTGGCTTTCCTCCATGGTCAATGCCTAGATCATAGATATCATGAAGGTATTAAGAAATACAGGCCTGTCTTGGCCAGTATGGTGGATGATGGCATGGATCCAGATGACTCAGAAGATAGTAATAATGAGAAAGAATCCCCAAAAAGTGAAACTGGAGGA ATGAACAGTGATATACTTCGAGAAAATCTTGAAAGAATTGTTGGCACAGATGATTCCACCTTCAGTGGAATAGACCTTGCAAACCTAATCAGGAACAAGTATGGGAGGTCTTATGATGTTCAACTAATAAAGAAG GAGTTCCTGGGAAGAAATCTTCTTGCATTGAATGTGATGTGGAAGTACATGGAGCAG AGATCCTTTCCGCTTACTGAAGAAGAGTATCTATTGAGGCTTGATGACGTGGCAAACACATTGAAATGTTGGGGAGCTGTCTCACATATACGAAACAGCCTAGAAAAGTTGAAAGAGCGTCCTCGGATAGGAAAG GCAGTTAGCATTTTTATAGACATGGATGAATCTGGAGGCCGTGCAAATGAATGGATCTACAAGTAG
- the LOC122310613 gene encoding uncharacterized protein LOC122310613 isoform X3 codes for MMSTISSHRYNWSLGFQEHFVKGRSSKVPFPGYSGTHPPSRRLERLAFLHGQCLDHRYHEGIKKYRPVLASMVDDGMDPDDSEDSNNEKESPKSETGGMNSDILRENLERIVGTDDSTFSGIDLANLIRNKYGRSYDVQLIKKEFLGRNLLALNVMWKYMEQVERIRKKPTNSTKVAVKKNHSKPNELK; via the exons ATGATGAGCACCATCTCAAGCCACCGTTATAATTGGTCACTAGGATTTCAAGAgcattttgttaaaggaagatCTAGTAAAGTTCCATTTCCCGGATATTCTGGTACACATCCTCCTTCCAGAAGATTGGAAAGACTGGCTTTCCTCCATGGTCAATGCCTAGATCATAGATATCATGAAGGTATTAAGAAATACAGGCCTGTCTTGGCCAGTATGGTGGATGATGGCATGGATCCAGATGACTCAGAAGATAGTAATAATGAGAAAGAATCCCCAAAAAGTGAAACTGGAGGA ATGAACAGTGATATACTTCGAGAAAATCTTGAAAGAATTGTTGGCACAGATGATTCCACCTTCAGTGGAATAGACCTTGCAAACCTAATCAGGAACAAGTATGGGAGGTCTTATGATGTTCAACTAATAAAGAAG GAGTTCCTGGGAAGAAATCTTCTTGCATTGAATGTGATGTGGAAGTACATGGAGCAG GTGGAGAGGATCAGAAAGAAACCAACTAACAGTACAAAAGTGGCGGTGAAGAAAAACCACTCCAAACCAAATGAATTGAAGTGA
- the LOC122310613 gene encoding uncharacterized protein LOC122310613 isoform X2, producing the protein MMSTISSHRYNWSLGFQEHFVKGRSSKVPFPGYSGTHPPSRRLERLAFLHGQCLDHRYHEGIKKYRPVLASMVDDGMDPDDSEDSNNEKESPKSETGGMNSDILRENLERIVGTDDSTFSGIDLANLIRNKYGRSYDVQLIKKEFLGRNLLALNVMWKYMEQVSSYFHAIMGILLPFPILAPFSNVQCCNHLNE; encoded by the exons ATGATGAGCACCATCTCAAGCCACCGTTATAATTGGTCACTAGGATTTCAAGAgcattttgttaaaggaagatCTAGTAAAGTTCCATTTCCCGGATATTCTGGTACACATCCTCCTTCCAGAAGATTGGAAAGACTGGCTTTCCTCCATGGTCAATGCCTAGATCATAGATATCATGAAGGTATTAAGAAATACAGGCCTGTCTTGGCCAGTATGGTGGATGATGGCATGGATCCAGATGACTCAGAAGATAGTAATAATGAGAAAGAATCCCCAAAAAGTGAAACTGGAGGA ATGAACAGTGATATACTTCGAGAAAATCTTGAAAGAATTGTTGGCACAGATGATTCCACCTTCAGTGGAATAGACCTTGCAAACCTAATCAGGAACAAGTATGGGAGGTCTTATGATGTTCAACTAATAAAGAAG GAGTTCCTGGGAAGAAATCTTCTTGCATTGAATGTGATGTGGAAGTACATGGAGCAG GTTTCCTCCTATTTTCATGCGATCATGGGGATCCTGTTACCTTTTCCAATCCTAGCACCTTTTTCCAATGTGCAATGTTGTAACCACCTAAATGAATGA